The following are encoded together in the Choloepus didactylus isolate mChoDid1 chromosome 7, mChoDid1.pri, whole genome shotgun sequence genome:
- the CNR1 gene encoding cannabinoid receptor 1 yields the protein MKSILDGLADTTFRTITTDLLYVGSNDIQYEDVKGDMASKLGYFPQKFPLTSFRGSPFQEKMTAGDTPQLVPGDQVNITEFYNKSLSSYKENEENIQCGENFMDMECFMILNPSQQLAIAVLSLTLGTFTVLENLLVLCVILHSRSLRCRPSYHFIGSLAVADLLGSVIFVYSFVDFHVFHRKDSPNVFLFKLGGVTASFTASVGSLFLTAIDRYISIHRPLAYKRIVTRPKAVVAFCLMWTIAIVIAVLPLLGWNCKKLQSVCSDIFPLIDETYLMFWIGVTTVLLLFIVYAYMYILWKAHSHAVRMIQRGTQKSIIIHTSEDGKVQVTRPDQARMDIRLAKTLVLILVVLIICWGPLLAIMVYDVFGKMNKLIKTVFAFCSMLCLLNSTVNPIIYALRSKDLRHAFRSMFPSCEGTAQPLDNSMGDSDCLHKHANNAASVHRAAESCIKSTVKIAKVTMSVSTDTSAEAL from the coding sequence ATGAAGTCGATCCTAGATGGCCTCGCAGACACCACCTTCCGCACCATCACGACAGACCTCCTCTATGTGGGCTCGAATGACATTCAGTACGAAGACGTCAAAGGCGATATGGCATCCAAACTAGGGTACTTTCCACAGAAATTCCCTTTAACGTCCTTTAGAGGAAGTCCCTTCCAAGAAAAGATGACTGCGGGAGACACCCCCCAGTTAGTCCCAGGAGACCAGGTGAACATCACAGAATTTTACAACAAGTCTCTTTCATCCTACAAGGAGAATGAGGAGAACATTCAGTGTGGGGAGAACTTCATGGACATGGAGTGCTTCATGATCCTGAACCCCAGCCAGCAGTTGGCCATCGCCGTGCTGTCCCTCACGCTGGGCACCTTCACGGTTCTGGAGAACCTGCTGGTGCTCTGCGTCATCCTCCACTCCCGCAGCCTCCGCTGCAGGCCTTCTTACCACTTCATTGGCAGCCTGGCAGTGGCAGACCTCCTGGGGAGCGTCATTTttgtctacagcttcgtggactTCCACGTGTTCCACCGCAAAGACAGCCCCAACGTGTTTCTGTTCAAACTGGGCGGAGTCACGGCCTCCTTCACCGCCTCCGTGGGCAGCCTGTTCCTCACAGCCATCGACAGGTACATATCCATTCACAGACCCCTGGCCTACAAGAGGATTGTCACCAGGCCAAAGGCTGTGGTGGCATTCTGCTTGATGTGGACCATAGCCATTGTGATCGCTGTGCTGCCTCTCCTGGGCTGGAACTGCAAGAAACTGCAATCCGTTTGCTCAGACATTTTCCCACTCATCGATGAGACCTACCTGATGTTCTGGATCGGGGTCACCACCGTGCTGCTGCTGTTTATCGTGTATGCCTACATGTACATCCTTTGGAAGGCTCACAGCCATGCTGTCCGCATGATCCAGCGTGGCACCCAGAAAAGCATCATCATCCACACATCAGAGGATGGCAAAGTACAGGTAACCCGGCCGGACCAAGCCCGCATGGACATTAGGCTGGCCAAGACCCTGGTCCTGATCCTGGTGGTCTTAATAATCTGCTGGGGCCCCCTGCTCGccatcatggtgtatgatgtctTTGGGAAGATGAACAAGCTCATTAAAACGgtgtttgcattctgcagcatgctCTGCCTGCTGAATTCCACCGTGAACCCCATCATCTATGCTCTGAGGAGCAAGGACCTGCGACACGCTTTCCGCAGCATGTTCCCCTCATGTGAAGGCACCGCACAGCCCCTTGATAACAGCATGGGGGACTCGGACTGTCTGCACAAACACGCCAACAACGCTGCCAGTGTCCACAGGGCCGCAGAAAGCTGCATCAAGAGCACAGTCAAGATCGCCAAGGTGACCATGTCTGTATCCACAGACACATCTGCCGAGGCTCTGTGA